From Panicum hallii strain FIL2 chromosome 2, PHallii_v3.1, whole genome shotgun sequence, a single genomic window includes:
- the LOC112880332 gene encoding uncharacterized protein LOC112880332 isoform X2: MAGPTSRLLLLARRADRCRSLPLLLPRAVHAAAAAVAPSPKAPPPRLPASAPLRRYSNAFTSVHGERPSSEYAKIRKESLETQFGRILGSSSRRLFADRGFGPFLALYRAATISFHVVKLTIWHLLLNDMRKRAEKFRETLIRLGPFYIKLGQALSTRPDILPSAYCQELAKLQDQIPPFPTRIALKTIESQLGSRISDLFADISPEPIAAASLGQVYKAHLRSGELVAVKVQRPGMAPLLTLDALLFHMIGGQLKRFAKARKDLLVAVNEIVRHMFDEIDYVLEGKNAERFATLYSHGGDTSEGSTSIKVPKVYWNYTHKTILTLEWIDGIKLTDAERISKANLNRKRMIDEGLYCSLRQLLEEGFFHADPHPGNLVATEGGSLAYFDFGMMGDIPRHYRVGLIQMLVHYVNRDSLGLANDFHSLGFVPEGTDLHAVADALRLSFGDVRRQSNDFQGVMYHLYDVMYEFNFSLPPDYALVIRALGSLEGTAKALDPDFKVIESAYPFVIGRLLADPSPDMRKILRELLICDDGSIRWNRLERLIAAISAQSAESSNASGAGSAENANGSSEWRSFDMHSVVAATEDLFDFILSRKGWRVRVFLVQDIIKASDAFLQEATFPYIFDNEGKMGELNPEFQACEWFNSLSEALALYPFPITGYRQPRTFTCYIMSHEKQDDQEAGECCSIIPSSHQFSSRCLECHANPYLVET, translated from the exons ATGGCGGGCCCCACCTcgcggctcctcctcctcgcccgccgcgccgaccggtgtaggagcctccccctcctcctcccccgcgccgtccacgccgcggccgcggcagtGGCGCCCTCTCCGaaggcgccgccgcctcgcctcccAGCCTCAGCCCCGCTTAGGAG GTACTCAAATGCATTCACCAGTGTGCATGGAGAGAGGCCATCATCAGAATATGCAAAGATCAGAAAGGAGTCGCTGGAAACCCAGTTTGGAAGAATCTTAGGGTCAAGTTCGCGTAGGCTCTTTGCTGACCGAGGCTTTGGTCCATTCCTTGCGCTTTACAGGGCTGCTACTATCTCTTTTCATGTAGTGAAGCTCACTATTTGGCATTTATTGCTGAATGACATGCGCAAAAGGGCGGAAAAG TTCCGAGAGACCTTGATACGCTTGGGTCCTTTTTACATCAAG CTTGGACAGGCATTGAGCACACGCCCTGATATACTCCCCAGTGCATACTGCCAAGAGCTTGCAAAGCTACAG GATCAAATACCACCATTTCCAACTCGCATTGCCCTCAAGACCATCGAGTCTCAGTTGGGTTCCCGAATTTCTGATTTATTTGCGGATATCAGCCCGGAGCCGATTGCAGCAGCATCACTGGGTCAAGTTTACAAAG CTCATCTACGCTCAGGAGAGCTTGTCGCAGTCAAAGTTCAAAGGCCTGGAATGGCGCCCTTGCTGACTCTAGACGCACTTTTGTTTCATATGATTGGAGGGCAATTGAAACGGTTTGCTAAGGCTCGCAAAGATCTACTGGTGGCAGTGAATGAGATT GTCAGGCACATGTTTGATGAAATTGATTATGTTTTAGAAGGAAAAAATGCTGAAAGATTTGCTACTCTTTATTCTCATG GTGGGGATACTTCTGAAGGCAGTACAAGTATCAAGGTTCCCAAAGTATATTGGAATTATACACATAAAACCATATTGACACTGGAATGGATTGATGGAATTAAGCTAACTGATGCTGAGCGCATCAGCAAAGCCAACTTGAACAGGAAAAGGATGATTGATGAG GGTCTCTATTGCTCATTGAGACAGCTGCTTGAAGAAGGCTTTTTCCATGCAGACCCTCATCCTGGTAATCTAGTTGCAACTGAAGGTGGATCTCTAGCATATTTTGACTTCGGTATGATGGGAGATATTCCAAGGCATTATCGTGTGGGGCTTATACAAATG CTTGTACACTATGTTAATCGTGACTCCTTGGGCTTGGCAAACGACTTCCATTCACTAGGATTTGTCCCTGAGGGAACAGATTTACATGCTGTTGCAGATGCATTGCGGCTTTCTTTTGGTGACGTCAGGAGGCAATCAAATGATTTTCAG GGCGTAATGTACCATCTGTATGATGTCATGTATGAATTCaacttctctctccctcctgaTTATGCACTGGTGATAAGAGCTCTGGGTTCTCTAGAAGGGACTGCAAAAGCACTGGATCCTGATTTTAAGGTTATCGAGAGTGCATACCCATTTGTCATTGGGAGGCTCCTTGCAGACCCCAGCCCAGATATGAGGAAAATATTGAGGGAGCTTCTTATATGCGATGATGGGTCCATCCGATGGAATCGGCTGGAGAGGCTG ATTGCAGCTATATCTGCACAATCTGCAGAGTCTTcaaatgcatctggagctggcTCTGCTGAGAATGCCAATGGAAGTTCTGAGTGGAGATCATTTGATATGCATTCTGTAGTTGCAGCTACAGAAGACCTTTTTGACTTCATTTTATCGAGGAAAGGATGGCGGGTTCGTGTTTTCCTTGTTCAGGACATCATTAAAGCTTCAGACGCATTCCTCCAAGAAGCAACATTCCCATATATATTTGACAATGAGGGAAAGATGGGAGAGCTAAATCCAGAG TTCCAGGCATGCGAATGGTTTAACTCTCTATCAGAGGCACTTGCTCTTTATCCATTTCCAATTACCGGATATCGGCAACCTAGGACATTCACCTGCTATATTATGTCCCACG